A genomic region of Zalophus californianus isolate mZalCal1 chromosome 11, mZalCal1.pri.v2, whole genome shotgun sequence contains the following coding sequences:
- the ADAMTS8 gene encoding A disintegrin and metalloproteinase with thrombospondin motifs 8 — protein sequence MPRAAPRWPPLLLPLLLLLLLPPPPPPLARGAPARPGARGQASELVEPTRLPGSAGELAFHLSAFGKGFVLRLAPDASFLAPEFKIERLGGSGRAAGGERELRDCFFSGTVNGEPESLAAVSLCRGLSGSFLLDGEEFTIQPQGAGGSLRQPHRLQRWGPRARLGTPGFASSEAHPLPGGPEWEVKGEDQRQERGDEEQEKEEVEEEEEEEMEEEGGKEEEAEGVRDLPPPLGATSRTKRFVSEARFVETLLVADASMAAFYGADLQNHILTLMSVAARIYKHPSIRNSINLMVVKVLIVEDEKWGPEVSDNGGLTLRNFCSWQRRFNQPSDRHPEHFDTAILLTRQNFCGKEGMCDTLGVADIGTICDPNKSCSVIEDEGLQAAYTLAHELGHVLSMPHDDSKPCTRLFGPMGKHHMMAPLFVHLNKTLPWSPCSAMYLTELLDGGHGDCLLDAPTSALPLPTDLPGRRALYELDQQCKQIFGLGFRHCPNTSAQDICAQLWCHMDGTEPLCHTKNGSLPWADGTPCGPGHLCWDGSCLPEEEVDRPKAVVDGGWAPWGPWGECSRTCGGGVQFSHRECKDPEPQNGGRYCLGRRAKYQSCHTEECPPDGKSFREQQCEKYNAYNYTDMDGNLLQWVPKYAGVSPRDRCKLFCRARGRSEFKVFEAKVIDGTLCGPETLAICVRGQCVKAGCDHVVDSPRKLDKCGVCGGKGNSCRKVSGSLNPSSYGYNDIVTIPAGATNIDVKQRSHPGVQHDGSYLALKTADGQYLLNGNLAISAIEQDILVKGTILKYSGSIATLERLQSFRPLPEPLTVQLLTVPGEVFPPKVKYTFFVPNDVSFSTQNSKERATTNVIQPLLNAQWVLGDWSECSSSCGAGRQRRTVECRDPNGQASATCSEALKPEDAKPCGTQPCPL from the exons ATGCCCCGCGCCGCCCCCCGGTGGCCGCCGCtcctgctgccgctgctgctgctcttgctgctgccgccgccgccgccgccgctcgccCGCggcgccccggcccggcccggcgcCCGAGGGCAGGCCTCGGAGCTGGTGGAGCCCACGCGGTTGCCGGGCAGCGCGGGCGAGCTCGCGTTCCACCTGTCCGCCTTCGGCAAGGGCTTCGTGCTGCGCCTGGCGCCCGACGCCAGCTTCCTGGCGCCCGAGTTCAAGATCGAGCGCCTCGGGGGCTCCGGCCGGGCGGCCGGGGGCGAGCGGGAGCTGCGCGACTGCTTCTTCTCCGGCACGGTGAATGGGGAGCCCGAGTCGCTGGCGGCCGTCAGCCTGTGCCGCGGGCTGAGCGGCTCCTTCCTGCTGGACGGCGAGGAGTTCACCATCCAGCCGCAGGGCGCGGGGGGCTCCCTGCGCCAGCCGCACCGCCTGCAGCGCTGGGGGCCCCGGGCGCGCCTCGGGACCCCCGGGTTCGCCTCCTCCGaagcccaccccctccccggagGACCCGAGTGGGAGGTGAAGGGAGAGGatcagaggcaggagagaggagacGAGGaacaggagaaggaagaggtggaggaggaggaggaggaggaaatggaggaggaggggggcaaAGAAGAGGAGGCAGAAGGCGTCCGCGATCTGCCACCACCCCTGGGGGCCACGAGTAGGACCAAGCGGTTTGTGTCCGAGGCTCGCTTCGTGGAAACGCTGCTGGTGGCCGATGCGTCCATGGCTGCCTTCTATGGAGCTGACCTACAG AACCACATCCTGACGCTGATGTCCGTGGCAGCCCGCATCTACAAGCACCCCAGTATTAGAAACTCCATCAATCTCATGGTGGTAAAAGTGCTGATCGTGGAAGATGAAAAGTGGGGCCCGGAAGTGTCTGACAACGGGGGGCTCACCCTGCGCAACTTCTGCAGTTGGCAGCGGCGTTTCAACCAGCCCAGTGACCGGCACCCAGAACACTTTGACACAGCCATTCTGCTCACCAGACAG AACTTCTGTGGGAAGGAGGGGATGTGTGACACCCTGGGTGTGGCGGACATTGGCACAATCTGTGACCCCAACAAGAGCTGCTCTGTGATCGAGGATGAGGGGCTCCAGGCGGCCTACACCCTGGCCCATGAGCTAG GGCACGTCCTCAGCATGCCCCACGACGACTCCAAGCCCTGCACACGGCTCTTTGGGCCCATGGGCAAGCACCACATGATGGCGCCGCTCTTCGTCCACCTAAACAAGACACTGCCCTGGTCTCCCTGCAGTGCCATGTACCTCACAGAGCTCCTGGACGGTGGGCACG GAGACTGTCTCCTGGATGCCCCCACGTCGGCCCTGCCCCTCCCGACAGACCTGCCAGGCCGCAGGGCCCTCTATGAGCTGGACCAGCAGTGCAAGCAGATCTTTGGGCTGGGTTTCCGCCACTGCCCCAACACCTCTGCACAGGACATCTGCGCCCAGCTCTGGTGCCACATGGATGGCACCGAGCCCCTTTGCCACACGAAGAATGGCAGTCTGCCATGGGCTGATGGGACGCCTTGTGGGCCTGGGCACCTCTGCTGGGATGGCAGCTGTCTGCCTGAGGAGGAAGTGGACAGGCCCAAG GCTGTGGTGGATGGAGGCTGGGCCCCATGGGGACCCTGGGGAGAATGTTCCCGGACCTGCGGAGGAGGAGTACAGTTTTCACACCGTGAATGCAAGGACCCTGAGCCTCAGAATGGAGGAAGATATTGCCTGGGTCGGAGAGCCAAGTATCAGTCGTGCCACACAGAGGAATGCCCCCCTGATG GGAAAAGCTTCAGGGAGCAGCAGTGTGAGAAGTATAATGCCTACAATTACACCGACATGGATGGGAACCTCCTACAGTGGGTCCCCAAGTATGCCGGGGTGTCCCCCCGGGACCGCTGCAAGCTGTTCTGCCGAGCCCGGGGGAGGAGTGAATTCAAAGTGTTCGAGGCCAAG GTGATCGATGGCACCCTGTGTGGACCAGAGACTCTAGCCATCTGCGTCCGTGGCCAGTGTGTCAAGGCTGGCTGTGACCACGTGGTGGACTCGCCTAGGAAGCTGGACaaatgtggggtgtgtgggggcaaAGGCAATTCATGCAGGAAGGTGTCTGGTTCCCTCAACCCCTCCAG TTACGGCTACAATGACATTGTCACCATCCCAGCTGGTGCTACTAACATCGATGTGAAACAACGAAGCCACCCGGGGGTCCAGCACGACGGCAGCTACCTGGCGCTGAAGACGGCCGATGGGCAGTACCTGCTCAATGGAAACCTGGCCATCTCTGCCATAGAGCAGGACATCTTGGTGAAGGGGACCATCCTTAAATACAGCGGTTCCATTGCCACCCTGGAGCGGCTGCAGAGCTTCCGGCCCCTGCCCGAGCCTCTGACCGTGCAGCTCCTGACTGTCCCTGGTGAGGTCTTTCCCCCCAAAGTCAAATATACCTTCTTCGTTCCAAATGACGTGAGCTTCAGCACACAGAACAGCAAAGAGAGGGCGACCACCAATGTCATCCAGCCCCTGCTCAATGCGCAGTGGGTCCTGGGGGACTGGTCTGAGTGCTCCAGCAGCTGCGGAGCTGGCCGGCAGCGGCGGACCGTGGAGTGCCGGGACCCCAACGGCCAGGCCTCTGCCACCTGCAGTGAGGCTCTGAAACCCGAGGATGCCAAGCCCTGTGGAACCCAGCCGTGCCCGCTGTga